From Eschrichtius robustus isolate mEscRob2 chromosome 7, mEscRob2.pri, whole genome shotgun sequence, a single genomic window includes:
- the TEX36 gene encoding testis-expressed protein 36 gives MAKGRRFNPPLDKDGRWFPHIGLMQKTPESITHTMLKESNSPRLSRQVEEKLPPIYKVREKQEVNNNFAFSVHDNRHSFQNSGFYLDSGLGCKKISPEKRQHISTNFNLWACDYVPSCLDGFSNNQISYVCQEAVVVPIFRRFPRHYNELWNTFKFIPQQSYTEYLKKNPKVRFMINKKAGSPLEP, from the exons ATGGCCAAAGGGAGACGCTTCAACCCACCTTTAGACAAGGATGGAAGATGG TTCCCTCACATTGGACTAATGCAAAAGACACCAGAATCCATCACACATACAATGTTAAAAGAGTCCAATAGTCCACGTTTATCTCGGCAAGTGGAGGAGAAGCTACCGCCAATCTACAAAGTGCGGGAGAAG CAAGAAGTAAATAACAACTTCGCCTTCTCTGTACACGACAATCGTCACAGCTTTCAGAACTCTGGATTCTACCTTGACTCT GGCCTGGGATGTAAGAAGATCTCCCCAGAAAAAAGGCAACACATTTCAACAAATTTCAATCTTTGGGCATGTGACTATGTTCCATCTTGTCTCGATGGCTTTTCAAATAACCAAATATCATATGTCTGTCAGGAAGCTGTGGTGGTCCCAATTTTCAGACGCTTTCCAAGACATTACAATGAGTTATGGaacacttttaaatttattccccagcaaagctatacagagtatctgaaaaagaatccaaAAGTAAGGTTCATGATTAACAAAAAGGCTGGTTCTCCACTGGAGCCCTAA